In one Echinicola marina genomic region, the following are encoded:
- a CDS encoding aspartate aminotransferase family protein has product MNNRQLFLSHLAQTTDFPLLIEVEKAEGVYLYGPKGERYIDLISGIGVSNVGHRHPKVLTAIQAQLDKYLHLMVYGEYVQSPQTLLAKALADTLPKNLDNIYLVNSGSEAVEGALKLAKRYTGRREIISCVNAYHGSSHGALSVGGNEIFKRAYRPLLPGVSHVNFGQVEDLSKITEDTAAIIVETVQGEAGIRVGSKAYFQALRHRCHETGTLLILDEIQAGFGRTGKFWAFEHYDIQPDIVVCAKGMGGGMPIGAFISSQAIMAVFKNNPLLGHITTFGGHPVSCAASLATIEVLQTENLINQVEHKAHLFKKLLKHKKIKEIRNKGLMMAVEFEDFDTLKPIIDRAIELGIITDWFLFCEDSMRLAPPLTITDDEIRRACDVILQSIEENS; this is encoded by the coding sequence ATGAATAACAGACAGCTCTTCCTATCGCATCTTGCCCAAACCACCGATTTTCCCTTATTAATCGAGGTTGAAAAAGCAGAGGGAGTTTACTTATATGGTCCCAAAGGAGAAAGATACATAGACTTGATCTCTGGTATTGGTGTTAGTAATGTCGGTCACCGCCATCCCAAAGTTTTGACGGCGATTCAAGCCCAACTGGATAAATACCTTCACTTAATGGTGTATGGAGAATATGTACAGTCTCCACAAACATTATTGGCCAAGGCCCTTGCTGATACCTTACCCAAAAACCTTGATAACATTTATCTGGTCAACAGTGGCAGTGAAGCAGTTGAAGGAGCTTTAAAGTTGGCCAAAAGATATACCGGCAGAAGAGAAATAATCAGTTGCGTCAATGCCTATCACGGCTCATCCCATGGCGCCTTATCTGTTGGGGGAAATGAAATCTTCAAAAGGGCCTATCGTCCCCTATTGCCAGGAGTAAGCCATGTAAACTTTGGACAGGTGGAAGATCTGTCAAAGATCACAGAAGATACTGCTGCGATCATCGTAGAAACCGTTCAGGGAGAAGCTGGAATTCGGGTAGGATCAAAGGCCTATTTCCAAGCCTTGAGACATCGTTGTCATGAAACTGGTACCCTATTGATTTTGGATGAAATACAAGCTGGTTTTGGTAGAACCGGAAAGTTTTGGGCTTTTGAGCATTATGATATTCAGCCAGACATCGTGGTTTGTGCCAAAGGAATGGGTGGAGGCATGCCCATAGGTGCATTTATTTCCTCACAAGCGATCATGGCGGTTTTCAAAAACAATCCTCTTCTGGGACATATTACCACTTTTGGAGGTCACCCTGTGAGTTGTGCAGCTTCCCTGGCCACTATTGAAGTCCTACAAACGGAAAACCTGATCAATCAGGTTGAACACAAAGCTCACCTATTTAAAAAGCTACTTAAACACAAAAAAATCAAGGAAATTAGGAACAAAGGACTAATGATGGCGGTGGAATTCGAGGACTTTGATACCCTAAAACCTATTATAGACCGTGCCATTGAATTGGGAATTATTACGGACTGGTTTCTCTTCTGCGAAGATAGCATGAGGCTGGCTCCTCCCCTCACCATCACGGATGATGAAATCCGTCGGGCATGTGATGTCATCCTTCAATCCATAGAAGAGAATAGTTAA
- a CDS encoding MFS transporter: MNEIKLGLKENWKQFTLLVIINAFVGGMIGLERSILPQLAEEEFSISTNTALFSFIIAFGLTKAICNYFTGRWANLIGRKNLLVIGWLFALPVPFILIYAQNWNWIIFANLLLGINQGLAWSMAVVMKIDLVGNKKRGLAIGINEFSGYAAVGMVAFLTGYIANTYGVRPYPFYLGIAFSILGLLFSFFFIKDTKHHVSNEGTKSNIPILKKVFLNTSFTHKSLSGITQAGLVNNLNDGMIWGLLPLILLNKNFSATDIGILTAVYPSVWGLSQLFTGRLSDLYSKKMLLFYGMLLQAAAIITLIWANSFSQFAIITIVLGLGTALVYPTFINAISDFTHPSQRAESLGTFRFWRDMGYAGGALVTGITADSLGINASIISIGIITGLSALVILKRVRDVRQ; the protein is encoded by the coding sequence ATGAATGAAATAAAATTAGGTTTAAAGGAAAACTGGAAACAGTTTACACTATTGGTAATTATCAATGCCTTTGTAGGAGGCATGATTGGACTTGAGCGATCCATCCTACCCCAGCTTGCTGAAGAAGAATTCAGCATTTCTACCAACACCGCACTTTTTTCCTTTATCATTGCCTTTGGGCTTACCAAGGCCATCTGTAACTATTTTACAGGAAGGTGGGCCAATCTCATAGGTCGAAAAAACTTATTGGTTATCGGCTGGCTATTTGCCCTCCCGGTTCCATTTATTTTGATCTATGCACAAAATTGGAACTGGATCATATTTGCCAATCTTCTTCTTGGTATCAATCAAGGTCTAGCCTGGAGCATGGCCGTGGTAATGAAAATTGACCTCGTTGGAAATAAAAAAAGGGGGCTTGCTATCGGTATCAATGAGTTTTCTGGTTATGCCGCTGTTGGCATGGTCGCCTTTTTGACGGGCTATATCGCCAACACCTATGGAGTAAGACCTTATCCATTTTATTTGGGTATTGCATTCTCCATCTTGGGCCTTCTTTTCTCTTTCTTTTTTATCAAGGACACCAAGCACCATGTTTCCAATGAGGGCACCAAAAGCAATATTCCGATTCTCAAAAAAGTATTTCTCAACACCTCTTTTACCCACAAATCCTTAAGTGGCATCACACAAGCAGGCTTGGTGAATAACCTTAACGATGGCATGATTTGGGGCTTATTGCCACTTATATTATTGAATAAAAATTTTTCTGCCACAGATATTGGCATACTCACTGCTGTTTACCCTAGCGTTTGGGGATTAAGCCAATTGTTTACAGGCAGGCTATCTGACCTTTACTCAAAAAAAATGTTGCTTTTTTACGGTATGCTTTTACAAGCGGCAGCTATTATTACCTTAATATGGGCAAACAGCTTCAGCCAATTTGCGATCATTACGATCGTTTTAGGCTTAGGTACTGCTTTGGTCTACCCTACTTTTATCAATGCCATTTCGGATTTTACCCATCCCAGTCAAAGGGCTGAAAGTTTGGGCACATTTAGGTTTTGGAGAGACATGGGCTATGCGGGAGGAGCATTAGTAACCGGCATCACTGCAGACAGCCTAGGCATCAACGCTTCCATTATTTCCATTGGAATAATAACAGGTCTATCTGCTTTAGTCATTTTAAAAAGGGTTCGTGATGTCCGGCAATAA
- a CDS encoding YdeI/OmpD-associated family protein: MNAEVDFFFEKAQNWQNEFKQLRSIVSDCGLSEELKWGKPCYTYKSKNILLIHGFKTYCALLFHKGALLKDEENLLIQQTENVQAARQIRFTSNAEIVQLTSSIKAYIYEAIEVEKAGLHVALKKTTEYTVPDELQKILEENHDFKTAFEALTPGRQRGYLLHFSQAKQSKTRLARIEKCMPKIFEGKGYNDR; this comes from the coding sequence ATGAACGCAGAAGTTGATTTCTTTTTTGAAAAGGCCCAAAATTGGCAAAATGAATTCAAACAGTTAAGGTCCATTGTCTCAGACTGTGGGTTGTCAGAAGAGCTCAAATGGGGCAAGCCCTGTTACACCTATAAATCTAAAAACATACTACTTATCCATGGATTTAAAACATATTGCGCACTACTTTTCCATAAGGGAGCACTATTAAAGGATGAAGAAAATCTGCTGATCCAACAAACAGAAAATGTACAGGCAGCGAGGCAAATCCGCTTTACTAGCAATGCAGAAATTGTCCAACTGACCTCCTCTATCAAAGCCTATATTTATGAAGCCATAGAAGTAGAAAAGGCAGGCCTTCATGTAGCATTAAAAAAGACCACTGAATATACTGTCCCGGATGAGTTACAAAAAATACTAGAAGAAAACCATGATTTCAAAACTGCTTTTGAGGCACTGACTCCAGGAAGACAAAGAGGCTACTTATTGCATTTCTCCCAAGCCAAGCAATCAAAAACCAGATTGGCTAGAATTGAAAAATGTATGCCCAAAATCTTCGAGGGCAAAGGATACAATGATCGCTAA
- a CDS encoding YdeI/OmpD-associated family protein: MNNKIDNYLSEGCGRCVLGGTPECKVHKWTKELLQLRRIVLDCGLTEELKWSVPCYTHKKKNILIISAFKDYAALSFFKGALLQDRAKLLEKPGDNSQAGRLIKFKDFKKILENEPRLKAYIFEAIEVENEGLEVPKKTISEYHVPEELEKMLQDNPDFKAAFEALTPGRQKGYLLHFSQAKQSKTRLARIEKCMPKIYEGKGFNDK, from the coding sequence GTGAATAATAAAATAGACAATTACCTAAGTGAAGGTTGTGGAAGATGTGTTTTGGGAGGAACTCCAGAATGTAAGGTTCATAAGTGGACCAAGGAACTGTTACAGCTGAGAAGGATAGTTTTAGATTGTGGATTAACTGAAGAATTGAAGTGGTCGGTTCCATGTTATACACACAAAAAGAAAAATATATTGATTATCAGCGCCTTTAAAGATTATGCAGCCCTGAGTTTTTTTAAGGGAGCATTATTGCAGGACCGAGCCAAGTTATTGGAAAAACCAGGGGATAATTCACAGGCTGGACGGCTGATAAAATTTAAAGACTTCAAGAAAATATTGGAAAATGAGCCGAGGTTAAAAGCCTATATATTTGAGGCTATAGAGGTGGAAAATGAAGGATTGGAAGTACCTAAGAAAACAATCTCTGAATATCATGTGCCAGAAGAGCTAGAAAAGATGTTGCAAGACAATCCTGATTTCAAAGCTGCTTTTGAGGCACTGACACCAGGAAGACAAAAAGGCTATTTATTACATTTCTCCCAAGCCAAGCAATCAAAAACCAGATTGGCCAGAATTGAAAAATGTATGCCCAAAATATATGAAGGTAAAGGTTTCAATGACAAATAG